A DNA window from Bacteroides cellulosilyticus contains the following coding sequences:
- a CDS encoding tetratricopeptide repeat protein, with protein sequence MKLLLLLMFVLAGCTKPATLDLQINSEADSLYEEACAHYENEEIDSCTYKLAKALELYRESGENEKVAITCLSLGQSYNGIAQTDSARPYLLEGLKYCEGNTALDSIRGRLLTDLASCYMIEGDIREATSHYLTALDATSKSGDSEAYLTNCSSLGVAYRRINLPDSALYYYSKGLEAAMKSKDYSAVSNLHANIAVMYISFKQLENAREHAQEAITYALKEEDALDWLQAYYICGSLLVKTGEYDQAINYLHKAYGIASQQQSPRFRLKVLSALLPAFQATAQDDSVRYYLNVCDRFLDELPETSHEAIGIYETKAQLLLKEKKYRESLDFYRKLTGLISANSPTAPYVWYSRMAECYHNLQQPDEAYRYMEQALELRDSLAAQEVEKQMSELQVRYDTQKKELEIKRLKELQQQEELRSLRLTIWFIAFISFMIILLIVLLYKRKLQLSRKYIDGMENERARLARELHDGVCNELLGLEMELKSGFNREEDKCELLDKLGRSRANIRSISHELMPPVFSDATIDEIITDYIDHLNIPSSMHLSFDASTSDWSLVSYNVAYELYRIVQESMNNILKYSSGTQISISLLMDGAHVRLEIFSNGVMKRSSSKGIGMRTMEDRVRCMNGTLHVAADETGVCVTVTAPIK encoded by the coding sequence GCTTGTGCACATTATGAAAATGAAGAAATAGATAGTTGTACCTATAAACTGGCAAAAGCCTTAGAACTATATCGTGAGAGTGGAGAAAACGAAAAGGTGGCTATCACCTGTTTGTCGTTGGGGCAATCCTACAATGGAATAGCTCAGACCGATTCGGCAAGACCTTATTTACTGGAAGGACTGAAATATTGTGAAGGGAATACAGCACTTGATAGTATCCGTGGACGGTTACTTACCGATTTGGCAAGTTGCTATATGATTGAGGGGGATATCCGGGAAGCAACATCACACTATCTGACAGCTTTGGATGCCACCTCTAAATCCGGTGATAGCGAAGCTTATCTGACCAATTGCAGTTCGTTGGGCGTCGCCTACCGTAGAATAAACCTTCCGGATTCTGCTCTTTACTATTACAGCAAAGGGCTTGAGGCAGCCATGAAAAGCAAGGACTATAGCGCTGTATCCAATTTGCATGCCAATATTGCCGTGATGTATATCTCTTTCAAACAACTGGAAAACGCGAGGGAACATGCACAGGAAGCCATTACGTATGCTCTGAAAGAAGAAGATGCTTTGGACTGGTTGCAGGCTTACTACATCTGCGGTTCTCTGTTGGTAAAGACAGGGGAATACGATCAAGCGATCAATTATCTGCATAAGGCTTATGGAATAGCTTCCCAGCAACAATCACCGCGTTTCCGGTTAAAAGTATTGTCAGCGCTATTACCCGCTTTTCAGGCTACTGCACAAGATGATTCGGTGCGTTACTATCTGAATGTATGTGACCGCTTTCTGGATGAATTACCAGAAACGAGCCATGAAGCTATCGGTATTTATGAGACAAAAGCCCAGCTCTTACTAAAGGAAAAGAAATATCGGGAAAGTTTGGATTTTTATCGAAAGTTGACGGGATTGATAAGTGCGAATTCGCCTACCGCTCCCTACGTGTGGTACAGCCGTATGGCCGAATGCTATCATAACCTGCAACAGCCTGATGAGGCCTACAGATATATGGAGCAAGCTCTCGAATTGCGTGATTCCCTGGCTGCGCAGGAGGTGGAGAAGCAAATGAGCGAGCTGCAAGTGCGCTATGATACTCAGAAGAAAGAACTTGAAATTAAGCGTCTGAAAGAATTACAACAGCAGGAAGAACTTCGCAGTCTTCGGCTCACAATTTGGTTTATAGCTTTTATCAGCTTTATGATTATCCTCTTGATCGTCCTCTTGTATAAACGCAAGTTGCAGCTCAGCCGTAAATATATTGACGGAATGGAGAACGAGCGCGCCCGTCTGGCACGCGAGCTGCACGATGGGGTTTGCAATGAACTTCTGGGACTGGAAATGGAACTTAAATCGGGATTTAATAGAGAAGAGGATAAATGTGAGTTGCTGGACAAACTGGGACGGAGCCGTGCAAATATCCGTAGTATCTCGCATGAACTGATGCCTCCTGTATTTTCTGATGCCACTATTGATGAAATTATAACAGACTATATCGATCATCTGAATATTCCTTCATCCATGCATCTTTCATTCGATGCCTCTACGTCCGATTGGAGTCTGGTATCCTACAATGTGGCCTATGAATTGTATCGTATTGTACAGGAAAGCATGAATAATATTCTCAAATATTCTTCCGGCACACAGATCTCCATTTCACTGTTGATGGATGGGGCGCATGTGCGGTTGGAGATATTCAGTAATGGAGTCATGAAGCGCTCTTCTTCCAAGGGCATCGGGATGCGCACGATGGAAGATAGGGTCAGATGTATGAATGGTACGCTTCATGTGGCTGCTGATGAGACCGGTGTGTGCGTTACGGTTACGGCTCCTATTAAATAA